ttaaagtGACATCTATGCATAaccctttttattttctctctcgcTCTTTTACTAcgaaatggagtaataaagtAGTATCATTCTACGTAAGtaccttttttctttcttttatactctctccgttccctAAAGGTGTGTTTCAGTTTGGCTCGACgtatgttttaagaaattgtttaactttatattaaatagaagTTTGTAGTGGAATAAGAGTCCCTCATTGAGAATATTAAGGGGTGtatttaatatctatttttggtaagattCCAAGTGGAACAAATTTTATGGAACAGACAATAATGgtaaaatgagacaaactttgtagacggagagagtagtaagTAGTGCTAATTGATTTCCATTCGTTTgttcttctcttttatttattattttatatattgttatttgaattgtttaatatatataactaattttcaagttaaaatataaatatctatatGGTATTAAAATTCTATTATTACTAATTAACTGTATTGAGAATTTGAGTTTCACTTATTTTAACTATACGATATTTAATggtagtatttaaattatttattaacataatacaTGCAAATACTTATAGCCTACTATGCGTGCATAAAAAagtaattcaattttttggatgtaattgtttttcagcattaaaaatacacaatgcaaaatatattattcttaagtgaaatactataaaattgacAATTATACTTGAAatccattaaataaattgatatttttaaaattcaataaataggATATACTATGATTAACtgaaattcataattattcaattaaagcTAAATTTAATAGACACCCTCAATTATTCAGTTATTGAGATATATTCCttgcaaaataaatcaaaagctttaattattcaatgaAATCTAAGgtcaatcaattttttcaatcctAATATCATTTGGTGTCTCGATGAAGATGAATGTGAAATGAATTTGTCCAAaagttcaattaaaattattaaatatactccataaaccatcgaaatttggatttgaattGTTGCCTTATCTCTCTCTGCCCCCTGTCATCTTCTTCTGAGCACACCATCCCTTCTGGCTTTGATCGAATTGATTTGATTCATATTGGATCTACTCAAATTGGTAGTGTGATAAGGTTTCGATGAAGTGGTTGTATCGGTTTtgttcaaatttcaaaacaaagtTGCAATGTTCATTTTGCATGTGTTTTTTATTGTCCTCGATTTTTTGTGCTGTGCTTGATTTTCATGTCTTTCTTTTGTTGGGTGTATTATGGCTGAACTCATTGTTACGACATCATAAAATACTGAGTATCTTGctgttattttataatctcCGTCCttctgaaaatagaaaatcttattttaactTAAGAATATATTGTACTTATCACAAAACATGTTGCAAATCgctcaaaaaatttataataaacatATACAATACTAATAATACCAAAAGTTGAACTAAAGTTACAATtctaataggagtactattttggtAGAGGAACTTGTTGGAATCTTATGCCCGATCAACGGATTTTGACCAAGGataatttcaacgagatatttaattttgtaaaattaaatgatatagcgtcgatctacgttcgaAGTAGATGATCGttgtatattcattttctcaaatccgattcccgataagtgagaaataatggattaaagttgtgcaaaaagcaaactaattaaatgagCTAAGAGAAAAgtcatatgattaattaagagagttaattatcccacattgaaagtaacaaccttattaaactagtatttaataagaataattattgCGTGTAACAATTATTATAGTGGACAAAAATGGGCTGTAGAGCCCATACGCGCGCTGCCGCCTCGAGCTCGTGTCCTTGTCCTTGTCAATTGGTCTTTGGACTGTTCTTTGGGCCTAGTCGTATGGCTCGGTGCTTGGGTTCGACCCGAGACTggtctagttctttttagaccaccacctTTTCCATGTCAACGAGCCAAGCGGGATGACACCTCGTCAATATGACGCGGTAAATCGAACGTGGCTAACACGTGATGAAGTCCACGTCGTGAACAAACCTAGACGCGCAGCGTGTCCCGATATGTCCATCCAGGGTCGACCTCTCAGCTCTCGTAACGCCTTGTAATGGTCGGCGGTTACAGCCTCGCAATGATGACAGCCATCATGGCTATTGACCCCTGCATCGGActgagcctataaataggctagtcaTTCTATGCATTCTACACACCATTCACAAGCATTTGCATCATAAGCTCTCTTCCTCTCTGCATTGTCTTTTTGTTGAAGCTCTGttctctcctccatccagttcgccgAAGCTCTGCTGATAGCAGTGCAGCTTCACCTCACCAGAGACATAGCCgtttttatctttggggacgaaacgtcaatccgagagcactaccggggcgtatctcgtcttgcggaaagaggactCCTCGACTCAGCTAACTACACTTTGCGGTTAATTGTGTCGATATTTCCATTGTAATCTAGTTTCAGTTTTACATTCTGTATTCCTtcttttgggttgtattacaTCCGGTTATTCTTGTAATCCAGAAATCAATAAAACTttcaaagttcaaaacaaATGCACGATTTATTTGACTTTGAATACTCGAATTCGTTTCCAATTTTATACTTGTATCGGCATTGGCATCGCTTAATGGCCATGTCACTTTGCTAACCTTATATTCCTCCATCGCTGTcacaaataaagaaacaaagaaattgaggtaaagatgaaaaataaataagtaccCTATATGATTAATTAGCAATGAATTATTCACCATCACAGTATTGTTTTCTCAAAATTAGTATGgatgtttctttttcttcttcttctacgAGATTGATACTACTAGAACTAGACCTCAAGGAATCCCCAGCTATCAAAGCTTCTACCATTTTGGTGCCAAAGAATTTCTAAATATTGAAAGCACACGCCCCACATGTTAAATGTCGTCCCAGAAACAATGCTGGATATATGAATAGCAAGGATATCTCTAGCAATATCTGATAGAATAGGAAAGGGAGCATTGTATTTCTTCCATCACATAAGAATGTCAAATTGCTCAAGTTCAGTGGGATTCATCATGTATTGCTTCTTCGTATACTATATAGGAGTAGTTAACTCAGAGTTATTATCTGCaccatcttcatcttcattaaCAACTGTTCACGGTTGTGTCTGATCTGCCATTGGAGTCAGTTCTCTTTTGTAcaactcaaaaaaataataaaaaaatatttttttagctCCGTGCATTACCATACACTATTTTCAAACAATGTTGCACATGCTTCATCTTTTACCTGGGATCCAACAATGTTGCACATGCTTCATATTTGGATTTAGCTTATCTTAAGTTAATTATGTGTACAACACACCACTTATGAAAGTATTTTCCATTGACAACAAACATGTTTCTCGCATTGAAGGTGGACTTCATGTGTCTGATTGCTACATAATTCGATCTAATATTGTCCATGGTGCAACAAAAAAGCCTTTACATGCCCCAATACGTAAGAACCTATACCAATACCATACAAGATTATGCCCATGCAATGTGCTATAACACTGAGTGAAGTTTGTGTTATTGATTCCAATTCAACACTCATGATAATCGATACAATTCCcatacttttgtttttttttagaaaaacaCTTTCAATTATTCCCTCTTATCCAGAAACAACTTCACGCGATAGTActcaaaagaaatactccGACCTGCTATGATTTTACTATCcttaatttactatttattctcaaccaaaaaattaaacacacCCTAATTGAGTagatcattattttaataatccatcccaatttcaattttccatTCTTTCAAAATGTCTAATcaactaatatattaaaatatatgatgaAATCATAGGAGATATATAGAAAGACATACAGTTATGGGCATCGTGAAAATTGAGTGAAGAGACAACGAAGGAGAAAGCTCAAATTTATTTGAGAAGAAGAAATCGGAGGTAATGTTGGACTGAGCGAGAATTACCTGTATTGCGACTTCTCTTTCACTTTCACTCAAATTCATTTTGTCCTTTTCCTTTCCATCcaaaaatatctatatataccCATATTCCAAACCCTTGTTTCTCTACACCGCTTAATCCTCAAGCTTCGTTCgcttaattttcaatttcggTTTTCAAAGCAACACCAATGGCTACTCAATCAAACCAACCTCAGTCCATCCATGATTTCACTGTTAAGGTATTAATGTACTATCTCAACTTCTTCTCATAGTTTATCGGTGTCGTTCCCTTTACGCGATTTATAATCATCCTAATTTTTGTTGTAAGCATTTTCCGGCGGCGTCTGCTTTTTTTAAGTTATACTGTTGTGGATTGGTTTGGGAAATGGGTGGAGATTGTCATGTTTGGGTTTTATTCTCAAAGCCCtctcttaatttcttattCTAAACAATCTTCATAAAAAATTGCTGGTTTCAGGATGCTAAGGGTGATGATATCAATCTGAGTGCATACAAGGGCAAAGTGCTGCTGATTGTCAATGTTGCATCACAATGGTATATACTATCTGTTTACTGTTTAGTATTGATGAAGTGTGATTTGCTTTTGTTGATTTGAGGTTATAAAGCACACCAATTTGACACTGAATAGCTCCAGTTTGAAAATTGTATGTTGtctgtatttttaaaaactcatTTCGGGATAAGGGGAAGAGCTCATAAGATTGGACTTCTTGTCGCGTCCGGGGCTGTGCATGTAGTAAGTCTTTTGGATGTGTAAAAGTATAACTCCAAATATACAAAGTTTTAGTGTATGTCAAAAGTCTTTGGAGGAAACTTTGTTTTGTATACCTTTGTTCTGTATCCTTCTTTTGAAGGAAAATGTggctaattttattttcttgccTGCTGCAGTGGTCTTACCAATTCCAATTACACTGAGCTGACACAGTTGTATCAGAAATACAAGGATCAAGGTGTGATTCGGTTACATATTTCTGTCCTGTTTAGTGcacttgttttttgttttaatgagGCATATCATTATAAGGTAACTGTAGAAGTGTTTATGATTCCTCTTTTTGAAGCCAGAAAGTTTATAGTTATGAGCTAaaaaattgagtcatttcttgcTCAGGATTGGAGATACTAGCATTTCCATGCAACCAGTTTGGTTCACAAGAGCCTGGTACTAATGAAGAAATTCAGGAATTCGTCTGCACTCGTTTCAAGGCCGAGTATCCTGTATTTGACAAGGTAAAATTTAACAACAAACTCAAGTGAACCATTTGCTCAGACTAGCCTGCAACATGAATATTGGTTGTGGTACTTGCTTTTTTCTCCTATAGAAAATGCTAATGACTATCGATTTTGTATCAGCAtcaattaatgattttatacTATCTGTATTTCTGCAAAAGCATACAAATTATGTGCCTCTTTGCTGGTGATTATTGATAATACTCCGTATTTGTTTTTGTCGACACAACTAGTTCTTTCATTGGAACAaaatcattctttttttttattgatgaagGTTGACGTGAACGGTTCCAATGCTGCCCCGATATACAAGTTCTTGAAGTCAGCCAAAGGCAGCATGTTTGGGGACGGTATCAAGTGGAATTTCGCCAAGTTCCTTGTTGACAAAGATGGTCAGGTTGTTGATCGCTATGCTCCCACCACAAGTCCTCTAAGCATAGAGGTAAACATAGTAACGCCTCGATTAAAAGAGAAATTGTTCGTGAGTTGAACCTATTCTGCTATGATGATAGATAGCTAAGAGTCACTTGTTCTTGTTCTTCTTGCAGAAGGATATCAAGAAGCTCCTGGAGAAAGCATAGTGTTGCAGCGCATGTGTTTTTCGACGAGCTAGTAATAAATGATGTGACTGACTAAGAATACCTCTACCCTTTGAATTTTCGTCTGTGATGTTCTGTCTGTAAGCTTTccaaattttatgtatgtatcTCGTTCTATATGAATAAGCTCAAGGTACTTTGACTTGCTCTACTTCTTTTTATTATAGGATGATTTTCTGAATGTGAGGATGATCTTATGAAAATTGTGCATATGGGCATTCTAGAAAAACATTTAGGATATACtttttgtcaaattataaaaaatcatgttttattaaaattcaatttctttttgaatAGTTACATCTACAGAAACAATGTCCTCCATATGGTatgttttttcaattcataacttcataacaaaatactctctccgatGTC
The genomic region above belongs to Salvia hispanica cultivar TCC Black 2014 chromosome 3, UniMelb_Shisp_WGS_1.0, whole genome shotgun sequence and contains:
- the LOC125211367 gene encoding probable phospholipid hydroperoxide glutathione peroxidase, with product MATQSNQPQSIHDFTVKDAKGDDINLSAYKGKVLLIVNVASQCGLTNSNYTELTQLYQKYKDQGLEILAFPCNQFGSQEPGTNEEIQEFVCTRFKAEYPVFDKVDVNGSNAAPIYKFLKSAKGSMFGDGIKWNFAKFLVDKDGQVVDRYAPTTSPLSIEKDIKKLLEKA